Within Deltaproteobacteria bacterium, the genomic segment GTCGTCAACAGCGGCACGGTCAGTGTGACGCTTTCCGCCAATGCACTGCCCTGGGCTTCGGCCAACTCGGTCTCCCGTACGACGGACACGGACGTTTTTGCCGGGTCGCAGGCCACCGCCGCGGGGATTGCCGTGGGCGCTGGCGACAACACGGTGCGCAATGAAAAAGAGGGTTCGATTTCCGTGGAATCCCGCGCTGTGGTGGACAGCTATGCCAACTCAGATGAAAACGCCACAGGCCACATCGGCGAAGATGACGATGCCAGTGTCGCGTCAATTGCCGTGGGCATCGAAGCCGGGGACGGCAACAACGGCATCCGCAACCAGAATGACGTGCAGGCGGTTGCGGCGGTGGATATCGTTTCCAAAGCACAGGCTTCCTCGATAACAGACACGGCTTACGCCACTAACCGGGCCGGTGGACGAGCCTATGCTGCGGCCATCGCCGCAGGCAATGGCGACAATGTCATTGTCAACGAGGACCTTCTCGTGGCAAAGGCGGAAAATCTGACAACGAGAGACCTTCCCAATTCGGTGGCCACCTATCCTTCCGAGCACCTTGACCAGGCGGTTTCCGATGCCGGCGGGGATGAGACGTCGTGGACCGCGGATGCTGCCGGCATCCGTGTCGGCGACGGCGGCAACCGCATCGAAAATCACGGAGAGATGTCTGTATCTTCAAAGATAAATCCCCGGGCCACCGCCTGGGCCAATACCGACAGCGCCACCAACTACGGCTATGCCTATGCCGGCGGATCGGCTACGGCCACAGGCATTCTGGCGGGTAACGGCCGCAATGAAATATACAACTATAAGGACGAAGATCTGACCGTGTCGGCGACGGCGGACGCCTTTGCCTATGGATACGCCGAGAACTACGGCCGGGGATTTATCGGGAACGAGGAAACTCCCGGTCTTATAGCCGCATCCGTCGGCATCCAGACCGGCTCCGGGGAAAACGCGATCCACAACTACGGGAACCTGGGAGTCAACGCAACCGCAACCGGCCTTGCAAAAGCGCGGGCCAAGACAGCCTCGCAATATTCGAAAGAAACGGTCAAAAGCCACACCGTTGCCGACGCGACCGGGATCCTGACCGGCGACGGATCGAACGATATTTTCAACAGCGGCGATTTGATTGCCGCGGCAGCGGCTGCGTCCAACATCGAATTGAGTTGGGATGCAGATGCCCAAGAATATCATGCCACGGCTGTTGCCCGGGCAACCGGCATCCAGACCGGCAGCGGCAACGATCGGGTCGAAAACGAGGGGTCGATCCATGTCAGCGCCAGCGCAACAGCGTATTCGGTTAGTGACGGGGAAGCCGTGGGCATCTGCACCGGCGCGGGCAACGATACGGTCATCAACAGCGGCACCATCCATACGGAGATTGTCGAGAATGGGGATTCATCAACAGGTGTCGGCATCGACACCGGCGCCGGTGATGACACGGTGCAACTGCTGGATCAGTCTTTGGTGGAAGGGCCGATTTTGAACGGCGACGGCAATGACACGCTGCGGCTGAGCGGAACGCCGCTGGTCACCGGTCAGATTTTCGGCGGTACAGGCAAGGACCTGCTGGTGTTCGAAGATAGAGGCAGCTTTGACGGAGACATATCCGAATTCGAAGCCGCCGCCAAGATCGGCGGCGGCACATTCACGGTCAACAACATGCCCCCCGTGAACCGGCTGGAGGCCATTGAAGGCACCCTGGAGATCGCCCACGACTACACGCTGGCTTCAGACGGCAGTTTCACCGCGCAGGTCAACAGTGACGGCAGCCACGGCCGACTCAAGGTGGACGGCGAGGCCGTGCTGGCCGGTGAGCTGAAAGTGGCTAGGGGACCGGGTTTGTTCCACAACGGCGACTCCTTCGACATCCTTTCGGCAAACAGCGTCATCGACGATTTTGACAGCAAAATACTGCCTGAACCGTCACCACTGCTGCACTTTGAAACCACCACCCGTGCCGACGGCGTGGGGGTGGAAGCCGTTGCAGCAAGGGTTACCACCGTGGCGGAGAACCGTATCGAAACGGCCGTCGCCCGGTACCTGGACCGGATCATGCCGACCGCCGCCGGGGAACTCGAGGAATACCTCGGGGTATTTCAGTCCCTGTCCCGCGAGGATTTCAGAAAAGCCTTTGCCGGTTTCAGCCCGGAGACCTATGGCAAATCCACCCGGACCTCCCTGTTCGCTGCGCACGCCTTCACCCAGACCGTGCAAAAGCGCATGGACATGCTGCGCAGCGGCATCACGGCACCGGGGGGCAACGCCAAAAC encodes:
- a CDS encoding autotransporter outer membrane beta-barrel domain-containing protein, which translates into the protein VVNSGTVSVTLSANALPWASANSVSRTTDTDVFAGSQATAAGIAVGAGDNTVRNEKEGSISVESRAVVDSYANSDENATGHIGEDDDASVASIAVGIEAGDGNNGIRNQNDVQAVAAVDIVSKAQASSITDTAYATNRAGGRAYAAAIAAGNGDNVIVNEDLLVAKAENLTTRDLPNSVATYPSEHLDQAVSDAGGDETSWTADAAGIRVGDGGNRIENHGEMSVSSKINPRATAWANTDSATNYGYAYAGGSATATGILAGNGRNEIYNYKDEDLTVSATADAFAYGYAENYGRGFIGNEETPGLIAASVGIQTGSGENAIHNYGNLGVNATATGLAKARAKTASQYSKETVKSHTVADATGILTGDGSNDIFNSGDLIAAAAAASNIELSWDADAQEYHATAVARATGIQTGSGNDRVENEGSIHVSASATAYSVSDGEAVGICTGAGNDTVINSGTIHTEIVENGDSSTGVGIDTGAGDDTVQLLDQSLVEGPILNGDGNDTLRLSGTPLVTGQIFGGTGKDLLVFEDRGSFDGDISEFEAAAKIGGGTFTVNNMPPVNRLEAIEGTLEIAHDYTLASDGSFTAQVNSDGSHGRLKVDGEAVLAGELKVARGPGLFHNGDSFDILSANSVIDDFDSKILPEPSPLLHFETTTRADGVGVEAVAARVTTVAENRIETAVARYLDRIMPTAAGELEEYLGVFQSLSREDFRKAFAGFSPETYGKSTRTSLFAAHAFTQTVQKRMDMLRSGITAPGGNAKTDSPQEPLLLAYNGSAIGDLTGARQQAEAQRKWGLWLDLFGQWGDQDAEGGFSGYDYQLYGGAIGVDHMLADKFIAGFGLIHSYADIDMSRDAGNGDISSLVGSVYGSYFTDRLYVDTVLSYGKQDYENSRNVGIGPLQGTASSEHAGDLFSAHLGGGYYFPVDEWRWGPFGSVLYTRLDEDGFKEKGVGALNLKVESRRSEALLSRLGLRAGRAFTLKNATLLPEVSLAWLHDFDIDDGVTTAAIAGAPGGSFSMPGQPVERDGVNTGVSLSLLSKSGYRASLKYGGDYRDSYTAHALYGEIRIEF